From one Deinococcus detaillensis genomic stretch:
- a CDS encoding sensor histidine kinase, translated as MTLRLRLTLLTAGVIFLSLAAFGGLAGVLLWRIELSSITRQITAQADALMAVASRSPGALPDTAADLLERDSITAVGRVYEDGVLIWAGGAVASGTLDSAFLSAQIPERISRSQDYLVASRRFSASSDGNAGDGPERGVVQVGRSLRPLEQLLTRYVLIAALSLLLLSALGGVSAALAVRRALTPLDRLVRRVQHLSTSDPVPGTQERSEVGALARALDTSLAELRAERRRESLFLASASHELRTPVTAMLADLQHTLARERSPEEVLAALHRTERTAGRLRQLTGNLMSLTRAQHLGERQTADLLDLAGEAIDLLQPLALKREIDLWLEGAPTPALVDASLLSGVLENLIGNALKFSPEGGQVSVRVLPLRGGAELIVEDSGPGFPTGPLTEAFVRGVSAHKAGQAPEGFGLGLAVVRQVVEAHGGSLELGERAGGGARVRVVLPAAPARPSAEKAETELSLDL; from the coding sequence GTGACCCTGCGCCTGCGCCTGACTTTACTCACCGCAGGCGTGATTTTTTTGTCGCTGGCGGCGTTCGGGGGGCTGGCCGGCGTGCTGCTGTGGCGCATCGAACTCAGCAGCATCACCCGTCAGATCACCGCGCAGGCCGACGCGCTGATGGCGGTGGCCAGCCGCTCACCCGGCGCTTTGCCCGACACCGCCGCCGACCTCCTCGAGCGCGACAGCATCACGGCGGTGGGGCGGGTTTACGAAGACGGGGTACTGATCTGGGCCGGCGGGGCGGTGGCCTCCGGTACGCTGGATTCGGCTTTTTTGAGTGCCCAGATACCGGAGCGCATCAGCCGCAGCCAAGACTATCTGGTGGCCAGTCGGCGCTTTTCGGCGTCTTCGGACGGCAACGCCGGCGACGGCCCAGAGCGCGGCGTGGTGCAGGTCGGGCGCAGCTTGCGGCCCTTAGAGCAGCTACTGACCCGCTACGTCTTGATCGCGGCGCTGAGCTTGCTGCTGCTCTCGGCGCTGGGAGGCGTCTCGGCGGCGCTGGCGGTGCGCCGGGCGCTAACGCCGCTTGACCGCTTGGTGCGGCGGGTGCAGCATCTATCGACTTCCGATCCGGTGCCGGGCACGCAGGAGCGCAGCGAGGTCGGAGCGCTCGCCCGCGCCCTCGACACCAGCTTGGCCGAGCTGAGGGCCGAGCGGCGGCGAGAAAGTTTGTTTTTGGCCAGCGCTTCACACGAACTCCGCACGCCCGTGACTGCCATGCTGGCCGACTTGCAGCACACCTTGGCCCGCGAGCGCTCGCCGGAAGAAGTCTTGGCCGCCCTGCACCGCACCGAGCGCACCGCTGGCAGGCTGCGCCAACTCACCGGCAACTTGATGAGCCTGACCAGAGCGCAGCACCTCGGCGAGCGCCAAACCGCCGACCTGCTCGACCTGGCCGGAGAAGCCATCGACTTGCTGCAACCGCTGGCCCTCAAACGCGAGATAGACCTTTGGCTGGAAGGGGCACCCACCCCCGCACTCGTAGACGCGTCGCTGCTTTCGGGCGTGCTGGAAAATTTGATTGGCAACGCCCTCAAGTTTTCGCCGGAAGGCGGGCAAGTCAGCGTGCGGGTTTTGCCGCTCAGGGGCGGCGCGGAGTTGATCGTCGAGGACAGCGGCCCGGGCTTTCCGACTGGCCCGCTGACCGAAGCCTTCGTGCGCGGCGTCTCGGCCCACAAAGCAGGCCAAGCGCCGGAAGGCTTTGGCCTCGGCTTGGCGGTGGTGCGCCAAGTGGTGGAAGCGCACGGCGGCAGTCTGGAACTCGGTGAGCGGGCGGGCGGCGGAGCCAGGGTAAGGGTGGTCTTGCCCGCCGCTCCCGCACGGCCCAGCGCCGAAAAAGCGGAGACCGAACTTTCACTTGACCTTTAG
- a CDS encoding response regulator transcription factor — protein MRFLVIEDEPDIRRPLSASLREAGYAVDEAGSAEEAEALARSFPYDALMVDVGLPEGPVSGFDLVRRLRAGGIIAPVLYLTARDAVEDRIEGLDAGGDDYLVKPFHLGEVQARLRALARRSRAEVQSSLVWRDLKFDWTARAVYRKGERMALTAKEFSLIEVLSSHPGRVYTREELIDRVWDGRFDAESNVVETYVRNLRRKLGDDVVKTMRGLGYNFPEGD, from the coding sequence ATGCGCTTTCTGGTTATTGAAGATGAACCCGATATCCGCCGCCCCTTATCGGCGAGTCTGCGCGAGGCGGGCTACGCGGTCGACGAAGCCGGCAGCGCCGAGGAAGCCGAAGCGCTGGCCCGCAGCTTTCCTTACGACGCCCTGATGGTGGACGTGGGCCTGCCGGAAGGGCCGGTCAGCGGCTTTGATCTGGTGCGGCGGCTGCGGGCGGGCGGGATCATTGCGCCGGTGCTGTACCTGACCGCCCGCGACGCGGTGGAAGACCGGATCGAGGGGCTGGACGCGGGCGGCGACGATTATTTGGTCAAGCCGTTTCACTTGGGCGAGGTGCAGGCGCGGCTGCGGGCGCTGGCCCGCCGCAGCCGCGCCGAGGTGCAAAGCAGCCTTGTCTGGCGCGACCTCAAGTTCGATTGGACGGCCCGCGCCGTCTACCGCAAGGGCGAGCGGATGGCGCTGACGGCCAAAGAGTTTTCGCTGATCGAAGTGCTGTCCTCGCACCCCGGGCGGGTCTACACCCGTGAAGAACTGATTGACCGGGTCTGGGACGGAAGATTTGACGCCGAGTCCAACGTGGTGGAAACCTATGTCCGCAACCTCAGGCGCAAGCTGGGCGACGACGTGGTCAAGACCATGCGCGGTCTGGGCTACAACTTTCCTGAAGGTGACTGA
- a CDS encoding DUF4032 domain-containing protein, which translates to MSAFSTNQAKTDVERARLLADVRDFLSVLRGMHNELTPFDWVRHLAPDAEYQRGLQAILVDHIIGSVDRYREFDRYYLPKEKHLDERWVGIRRAQLEGKELPPIQVYKVGELYFVKDGNHRVSVARRQGQVFIDADVIELHVTVPPSEGDTLKDMIIKGEYAHFLRATKLDEVSPNHKDIFFTKPGRYAKLLEHIEARRYYLDLKPGRERPVTWEEAVESWYRRLYSRIVENIEAHGVMRRFPGRTEADLYLWVMDHRYFLSEKYGHDVGSEMATLDFSKNFAPKLHKRIGQRMKLAWRGKSEPRL; encoded by the coding sequence ATGAGCGCCTTCAGCACCAACCAAGCCAAAACCGACGTCGAACGTGCCCGCCTGCTGGCCGATGTCCGCGACTTTCTCAGCGTTCTGCGCGGGATGCACAACGAGCTGACTCCCTTTGACTGGGTGCGCCACCTCGCCCCCGACGCCGAGTACCAGCGCGGCTTGCAGGCCATTTTGGTGGATCACATCATCGGCTCGGTTGACCGCTACCGCGAATTTGACCGCTATTATCTGCCCAAAGAAAAGCACCTCGACGAGCGCTGGGTGGGTATCCGCCGCGCCCAACTCGAAGGCAAGGAATTGCCGCCGATTCAGGTGTATAAAGTTGGCGAACTCTACTTCGTCAAAGACGGCAACCACCGCGTCAGCGTGGCCCGCCGCCAGGGGCAAGTCTTTATCGACGCCGACGTGATTGAGCTGCATGTCACCGTTCCGCCCAGTGAAGGCGACACGCTCAAAGACATGATCATCAAAGGCGAGTACGCTCATTTTCTGCGTGCCACCAAACTGGATGAAGTCTCGCCCAACCACAAAGACATCTTCTTTACCAAGCCGGGGCGCTACGCCAAGCTGCTCGAACACATCGAAGCCAGGCGCTATTACCTCGACCTCAAGCCCGGACGTGAACGGCCCGTGACCTGGGAAGAAGCGGTGGAGAGCTGGTACCGCCGACTGTACAGCCGCATCGTGGAAAATATAGAAGCGCACGGGGTGATGCGCCGTTTTCCGGGCCGCACCGAAGCCGACCTTTACCTGTGGGTAATGGATCACCGCTATTTCCTGAGCGAGAAGTACGGCCACGACGTCGGCAGCGAAATGGCCACCCTCGACTTCAGCAAGAACTTTGCTCCCAAGCTGCACAAACGCATCGGCCAGCGGATGAAGCTGGCGTGGCGCGGCAAGTCGGAACCCAGACTGTAG
- a CDS encoding arginine--tRNA ligase, with protein MNLKAQLKAAVEQAAQVLTDAQGLAPLEVAIQETPPGKAGDYGTPAAFQLAKLLKANPAQVAQQLAQSVNLPAGIARAETAGPFLNFFVDAGAFVQSVVTDPATPQQGSGKVVIEHTSVNPNKELHVGHVRNVVLGDSMGRIFRAAGHEVEIQNYIDDTGRQAAESLYAQAHYRRKWDGKQKYDHFMGEGYVRLNADADKPDLEEGIRAIIHRLETGELRGEIEQIVAAHLETCFRLGARYDLLNWESDVVGSGFLSQAMNILQDSPYSSRPAEGKFAGAFVMDVSHFMPGLEESKVVLMRSDGSAMYAAKDIGYQFWKFGLFEGMKFKPFMLDPEGHTIWTSAPDGQPDTQHRFGHAAEVINVIDSRQEHPQKVVKASLGVAQHPEQEERSIHLSYAFVTYEGQTISGRKGIGVSADSVLDEAEQLVTELMQSLKPDVIGTPEGAEIVRRIAVGAIRFAMLKAEPTRQIDFRWDQALALQGDTAPYVQYAAVRAGNILKKAAAEGYAVDGSGADWSMVTELDLNLAKIVAKYPEVIANSVRVHSPHVVAQYALDLAAAFNGWYNAKNKEGRPATNVLASEPGLREARLALVGRLQRAFVQTLGLIGIEVPSAM; from the coding sequence ATGAACCTCAAAGCCCAACTCAAAGCTGCTGTAGAGCAGGCCGCCCAAGTCCTGACCGACGCACAGGGTCTTGCTCCCCTGGAAGTGGCGATTCAAGAAACCCCGCCGGGCAAAGCGGGCGACTACGGCACGCCCGCCGCCTTCCAGCTCGCCAAGTTGCTGAAGGCCAACCCGGCGCAGGTGGCGCAGCAGCTTGCCCAGAGTGTGAATTTGCCCGCCGGCATCGCCCGCGCCGAAACGGCTGGCCCTTTCCTGAACTTTTTTGTGGACGCCGGAGCCTTCGTGCAGTCGGTGGTCACCGATCCGGCTACCCCCCAGCAGGGCAGCGGCAAAGTGGTGATCGAACACACTTCGGTCAACCCCAACAAAGAATTGCACGTTGGACACGTGCGTAACGTGGTGCTGGGCGACAGCATGGGGCGCATCTTCCGCGCCGCCGGACACGAAGTCGAGATTCAGAATTACATCGACGACACCGGACGCCAGGCCGCCGAGAGCCTGTATGCCCAGGCGCATTACCGCCGCAAGTGGGACGGCAAGCAGAAGTACGATCACTTCATGGGTGAAGGCTACGTGCGCCTCAACGCCGACGCCGACAAGCCCGACTTGGAAGAAGGCATTCGGGCGATTATTCACCGCCTCGAAACTGGCGAACTGCGCGGCGAGATCGAGCAAATCGTGGCCGCCCACTTGGAAACCTGCTTCCGGCTGGGCGCACGCTACGATCTGCTCAACTGGGAATCGGACGTGGTGGGCAGCGGCTTTTTGAGTCAGGCCATGAACATTTTGCAGGACAGTCCTTACAGCTCGCGCCCCGCTGAAGGCAAATTTGCCGGAGCCTTCGTGATGGACGTCTCGCACTTCATGCCGGGCCTGGAAGAGTCCAAAGTGGTGCTGATGCGCTCGGACGGCAGCGCCATGTACGCCGCCAAAGACATCGGCTATCAGTTCTGGAAGTTCGGGCTCTTTGAAGGCATGAAATTCAAGCCGTTCATGCTCGATCCCGAAGGCCACACCATCTGGACGTCTGCCCCCGATGGCCAGCCCGATACCCAGCACCGCTTCGGCCACGCCGCTGAGGTCATCAACGTGATCGACTCGCGGCAGGAGCATCCCCAGAAAGTGGTGAAGGCCAGCCTAGGCGTGGCGCAGCATCCCGAACAGGAAGAGCGCAGCATCCATCTGTCGTACGCCTTCGTGACCTACGAGGGCCAGACCATTTCGGGCCGTAAGGGCATAGGCGTGAGCGCCGACTCGGTGTTGGACGAAGCTGAGCAACTCGTCACCGAGCTGATGCAGAGTCTCAAGCCGGACGTGATCGGCACCCCCGAGGGCGCGGAAATCGTGCGCCGCATCGCGGTGGGGGCCATCCGTTTTGCCATGCTCAAGGCCGAGCCGACCCGCCAGATCGATTTCCGCTGGGATCAGGCGCTGGCCCTGCAAGGCGACACCGCCCCTTACGTGCAGTACGCGGCGGTGCGGGCCGGAAACATTCTCAAGAAAGCGGCGGCGGAAGGCTACGCCGTGGACGGCAGCGGGGCCGATTGGTCGATGGTGACGGAACTGGACTTGAATCTCGCCAAGATCGTGGCCAAGTATCCCGAAGTCATCGCCAACTCGGTGCGCGTTCACAGCCCACATGTGGTGGCGCAGTACGCCCTCGATCTGGCAGCGGCCTTCAATGGCTGGTACAACGCCAAAAATAAAGAGGGCCGCCCCGCCACCAATGTGCTGGCGAGCGAGCCGGGACTGCGTGAAGCACGGCTGGCCTTGGTGGGCAGGCTGCAACGCGCCTTCGTGCAGACGCTGGGCCTGATCGGGATTGAGGTGCCGAGCGCGATGTGA